A genomic region of Paralichthys olivaceus isolate ysfri-2021 chromosome 18, ASM2471397v2, whole genome shotgun sequence contains the following coding sequences:
- the ptpn11a gene encoding tyrosine-protein phosphatase non-receptor type 11 isoform X2, translated as MTSRRWFHPNITGVEAENLLLTRGVDGSFLARPSKSNPGDFTLSVRRNGAVTHIKIQNTGDYYDLYGGEKFATLAELVQYYMEHHGQLKEKNGDVIELKYPLNCADPTSERWFHGHLSGREAEKLLTEKGKNGSFLVRESQSHPGDFVLSVRTGDDKTDSSDSKPKVTHVMIRCQHDLKYDVGGGEKFDSLTDLVEHYKKNPMVETLGTVLQLKQPLNTTRINAAEIESRVRELSKQAEATDKFKQGFWEEFETLQQQECKLLYSRKEGQRAENKNKNRYKNILPFDHTRVVLNDGDPNEPGSDYINANIIMPELDPKCNSTKLKKSYIATQGCLQNTISDFWRMVFQENSRVIVMTTKEVERGKSKCVKYWPDVSALKEYGAMRVRNVRETTPHDYTLRELKLSKVGQGNTERTVWQYHFRSWPDHGVPTDPGGVLDFLEEVNLKQESILDAGPIAVHCSAGIGRTGTFIVIDILIDVIREKGVDCDIDVPKTIQMVRSQRSGMVQTEAQYRFIYMAVQHYIETLQRRIEEEQKSKIKGREYTNIKYSMSDLTGGEQSPLPPCTPLPTPTCTEMRDDSSRVYENVGLMQQQKSYR; from the exons ATGACATCTCGGAG GTGGTTTCACCCCAACATCACAGGTGTGGAGGCTGAAAACCTCCTGCTGACTCGAGGAGTAGATGGGAGCTTTTTAGCCAGACCCAGTAAGAGTAATCCTGGAGACTTCACCCTCTCAGTACG GCGAAATGGAGCTGTCACCCACATTAAGATCCAAAACACAGGAGACTACTATGACCTCTATGGCGGGGAGAAGTTTGCCACTCTTGCAGAGCTGGTGCAGTATTACATGGAACATCATGGTCAATTGAAGGAGAAGAATGGAGATGTTATTGAGCTCAAGTATCCACTCAACTGTGCTGATCCCACTTCAGAGAG ATGGTTCCACGGGCACTTGTCGGGCAGGGAGGCTGAGAAGCTGCTGACGGAGAAAGGGAAGAATGGCAGCTTCCTGGTGAGAGAGAGCCAGAGCCATCCTGGGGATTTTGTCCTGTCAGTTCGTACAGGGGACGATAAGACGGACAGCAGTGACAGCAAACCCAAAGTCACTCACGTCATGATCCGCTGCCAG CATGACCTTAAGTATGACGTGGGTGGAGGCGAGAAGTTTGACTCCCTCACCGACTTGGTAGAGCACTACAAAAAGAACCCCATGGTGGAAACTCTGGGCACTGTGCTTCAGCTAAAACAG cccctGAACACTACTCGTATTAACGCAGCGGAGATTGAAAGTCGAGTTAGGGAGTTGAGCAAACAAGCAGAGGCCACAGACAAGTTCAAACAGGGCTTCTGGGAAGAATTTGAG ACCTTGCAGCAACAAGAGTGCAAGCTGCTCTACAGTCGCAAAGAGGGCCAGAGAGCcgagaacaaaaacaagaacagaTACAAGAACATTCTGCCAT TCGACCACACGCGCGTGGTGCTGAATGATGGGGACCCAAATGAGCCAGGCTCTGACTACATCAACGCCAATATCATCATG ccgGAGCTGGACCCAAAGTGTAACAGTACAAAGCTGAAGAAGAGCTACATCGCCACTCAGGGCTGTCTGCAGAACACAATCAGTGACTTCTGGAGGATGGTGTTCCAGGAGAACTCGCGAGTCATCGTCATGACCACcaaagaggtggagagaggaaag AGCAAGTGTGTGAAGTACTGGCCAGACGTGTCGGCTCTAAAGGAGTACGGCGCCATGCGCGTTCGCAATGTCAGAGAGACGACTCCACACGACTACACCTTAAGAGAGCTCAAACTGTCCAAAGTCGGACAG ggaaACACAGAACGTACAGTTTGGCAGTACCACTTCAGGTCCTGGCCGGACCACGGCGTCCCCACTGACCCAGGTGGTGTACTCGACTTCTTAGAGGAAGTCAACCTGAAACAGGAGAGCATACTAGACGCTGGGCCTATAGCGGTACACTGCAG TGCAGGGATCGGGCGGACGGGAACGTTTATAGTGATTGACATCCTGATAGATGTGATCCGAGAAAAAG GGGTTGACTGTGACATCGACGTGCCAAAGACCATCCAGATGGTTCGTTCTCAGCGGTCTGGGATGGTGCAGACCGAGGCGCAGTACAGATTCATCTACATGGCTGTGCAGCATTACATAGAAACATTGCAGAGACGCATAGAGGAAGAACAG aAAAGTAAGATTAAAGGGCGTGAGTACACTAACATTAAGTACTCTATGTCTGACCTGACTGGGGGAGAGCAGAGTCCTTTGCCTCCTTGCACTCCTCTTCCTACTCCCACCTGCACAGA GATGAGGGATGACAGCTCCAGAGTGTATGAGAACGTGGgactgatgcagcagcagaagagctACAGATGA
- the ptpn11a gene encoding tyrosine-protein phosphatase non-receptor type 11 isoform X1: protein MTSRRWFHPNITGVEAENLLLTRGVDGSFLARPSKSNPGDFTLSVRRNGAVTHIKIQNTGDYYDLYGGEKFATLAELVQYYMEHHGQLKEKNGDVIELKYPLNCADPTSERWFHGHLSGREAEKLLTEKGKNGSFLVRESQSHPGDFVLSVRTGDDKTDSSDSKPKVTHVMIRCQHDLKYDVGGGEKFDSLTDLVEHYKKNPMVETLGTVLQLKQPLNTTRINAAEIESRVRELSKQAEATDKFKQGFWEEFETLQQQECKLLYSRKEGQRAENKNKNRYKNILPFDHTRVVLNDGDPNEPGSDYINANIIMVVSAVMPELDPKCNSTKLKKSYIATQGCLQNTISDFWRMVFQENSRVIVMTTKEVERGKSKCVKYWPDVSALKEYGAMRVRNVRETTPHDYTLRELKLSKVGQGNTERTVWQYHFRSWPDHGVPTDPGGVLDFLEEVNLKQESILDAGPIAVHCSAGIGRTGTFIVIDILIDVIREKGVDCDIDVPKTIQMVRSQRSGMVQTEAQYRFIYMAVQHYIETLQRRIEEEQKSKIKGREYTNIKYSMSDLTGGEQSPLPPCTPLPTPTCTEMRDDSSRVYENVGLMQQQKSYR, encoded by the exons ATGACATCTCGGAG GTGGTTTCACCCCAACATCACAGGTGTGGAGGCTGAAAACCTCCTGCTGACTCGAGGAGTAGATGGGAGCTTTTTAGCCAGACCCAGTAAGAGTAATCCTGGAGACTTCACCCTCTCAGTACG GCGAAATGGAGCTGTCACCCACATTAAGATCCAAAACACAGGAGACTACTATGACCTCTATGGCGGGGAGAAGTTTGCCACTCTTGCAGAGCTGGTGCAGTATTACATGGAACATCATGGTCAATTGAAGGAGAAGAATGGAGATGTTATTGAGCTCAAGTATCCACTCAACTGTGCTGATCCCACTTCAGAGAG ATGGTTCCACGGGCACTTGTCGGGCAGGGAGGCTGAGAAGCTGCTGACGGAGAAAGGGAAGAATGGCAGCTTCCTGGTGAGAGAGAGCCAGAGCCATCCTGGGGATTTTGTCCTGTCAGTTCGTACAGGGGACGATAAGACGGACAGCAGTGACAGCAAACCCAAAGTCACTCACGTCATGATCCGCTGCCAG CATGACCTTAAGTATGACGTGGGTGGAGGCGAGAAGTTTGACTCCCTCACCGACTTGGTAGAGCACTACAAAAAGAACCCCATGGTGGAAACTCTGGGCACTGTGCTTCAGCTAAAACAG cccctGAACACTACTCGTATTAACGCAGCGGAGATTGAAAGTCGAGTTAGGGAGTTGAGCAAACAAGCAGAGGCCACAGACAAGTTCAAACAGGGCTTCTGGGAAGAATTTGAG ACCTTGCAGCAACAAGAGTGCAAGCTGCTCTACAGTCGCAAAGAGGGCCAGAGAGCcgagaacaaaaacaagaacagaTACAAGAACATTCTGCCAT TCGACCACACGCGCGTGGTGCTGAATGATGGGGACCCAAATGAGCCAGGCTCTGACTACATCAACGCCAATATCATCATGGTAGTATCTGCTGTCATG ccgGAGCTGGACCCAAAGTGTAACAGTACAAAGCTGAAGAAGAGCTACATCGCCACTCAGGGCTGTCTGCAGAACACAATCAGTGACTTCTGGAGGATGGTGTTCCAGGAGAACTCGCGAGTCATCGTCATGACCACcaaagaggtggagagaggaaag AGCAAGTGTGTGAAGTACTGGCCAGACGTGTCGGCTCTAAAGGAGTACGGCGCCATGCGCGTTCGCAATGTCAGAGAGACGACTCCACACGACTACACCTTAAGAGAGCTCAAACTGTCCAAAGTCGGACAG ggaaACACAGAACGTACAGTTTGGCAGTACCACTTCAGGTCCTGGCCGGACCACGGCGTCCCCACTGACCCAGGTGGTGTACTCGACTTCTTAGAGGAAGTCAACCTGAAACAGGAGAGCATACTAGACGCTGGGCCTATAGCGGTACACTGCAG TGCAGGGATCGGGCGGACGGGAACGTTTATAGTGATTGACATCCTGATAGATGTGATCCGAGAAAAAG GGGTTGACTGTGACATCGACGTGCCAAAGACCATCCAGATGGTTCGTTCTCAGCGGTCTGGGATGGTGCAGACCGAGGCGCAGTACAGATTCATCTACATGGCTGTGCAGCATTACATAGAAACATTGCAGAGACGCATAGAGGAAGAACAG aAAAGTAAGATTAAAGGGCGTGAGTACACTAACATTAAGTACTCTATGTCTGACCTGACTGGGGGAGAGCAGAGTCCTTTGCCTCCTTGCACTCCTCTTCCTACTCCCACCTGCACAGA GATGAGGGATGACAGCTCCAGAGTGTATGAGAACGTGGgactgatgcagcagcagaagagctACAGATGA